The Etheostoma spectabile isolate EspeVRDwgs_2016 chromosome 1, UIUC_Espe_1.0, whole genome shotgun sequence genome has a segment encoding these proteins:
- the mettl21ca gene encoding protein-lysine methyltransferase METTL21C — protein sequence MDTLSTYCVEGTSNLRSGEEGKEEEEKEDVEEEKEDGGEDGGEEDIEGKKDESADQKLQRPAWVPCFFYKADKEVYNYVGQEIIIRCGLDSYAGMIWPAALALCHYLDTHREQLSLMDKAVLEIGAGTGLLSIVAALLGAWVTATDLPEALSNLRANLNRNTRGHCRYTPQVATLSWGDGLERCYPTSVYRYDYVLAADVVYHHDFLDELLVTMKHFCKPGTTLIWANKVRYETDLTFMEKFKKAFHTSILAEDEEMKIFMATCRV from the exons ATGGATACTTTGTCCACGTACTGTGTGGAGGGAACCAGTAATCTGAGAAGCGGAGAGGAAggcaaggaggaggaagaaaaagaagacgtggaagaggagaaggaagatGGGGGTGAAGATGGGGGTGAAGAAGAtatagaggggaaaaaag ATGAGTCGGCCGACCAGAAGCTACAAAGACCGGCCTGGGTTCCGTGTTTTTTCTACAAAGCAGATAAAGAGGTGTACAATTACGTGGGCCAGGAGATCATCATCAGGTGCGGTCTTGACTCGTATGCAGGCATGATATGGCCAGCA GCTCTGGCTCTCTGTCACTATCTGGACACCCATCGCGAACAGTTGAGTCTTATGGACAAGGCGGTCCTGGAGATTGGGGCAGGAACTGGCCTCCTGTCTATTGTAGCAGCACTCCTCG GTGCCTGGGTGACAGCCACAGACCTTCCAGAGGCCCTGAGCAACCTGAGAGCCAACCTTAACAGGAACACCAGGGGCCACTGCAGATACACACCCCAAGTGGCAACTCTGTCCTGGGGCGACGGCCTGGAGCGCTGCTACCCTACATCCGTCTACCGATACGACTACGTGCTGGCAGCTGATGTGGTCTACCATCACGATTTCCTAGATGAGCTCCTGGTCACCATGAAGCATTTCTGCAAACCAGGAACGACTTTGATCTGGGCCAACAAGGTGAGGTATGAGACTGATCTGACTTTCATGGAGAAGTTTAAAAAGGCTTTCCACACAAGTATACTGGCTGAAGACGAAGAGATGAAGATCTTCATGGCAACGTGTAGAGtgtga
- the mettl21e gene encoding methyltransferase like 21e isoform X1: MDTQPPRVMKDDSETKKEAGAAVDAELAKAIMARCFHPSIMGPEAWEGYVFSDLEIRIKESTDLYGAVLWPSAMVLCHFLETNRDKHNLTDKNVIELGAGTGLVSVVSSLLGAKVTSTDLPDVLGNLQYNVMRNTRGRCKYIPLVTELIWGPEVEQRFPHATHCFDYILAADVVYSHPYLEELMDTFDYLCQENTQILWAMRFRLDPENSFVDRFRQRFHVEELYDLPSLSIKLYRAWRKDNRTKDQGQAAA; encoded by the exons ATGGACACTCAACCGCCAAGGGTCATGAAGGATGACTCCgagacaaagaaagaag CAGGTGCTGCTGTGGATGCAGAGCTAGCCAAAGCCATAATGGCTCGCTGTTTCCACCCCTCCATCATGGGCCCGGAGGCCTGGGAGGGATACGTCTTTTCTGATCTGGAAATCCGTATCAAAGAGTCTACAGACCTCTATGGAGCTGTACTCTGGCCCTCG GCAATGGTGTTGTGTCATTTCTTAGAGACAAACCGAGACAAACACAACCTTACGGACAAGAATGTGATTGAACTGGGTGCTGGAACTGGGCTTGTCTCCGTTGTATCCAGCCTGTTGG gtgCCAAAGTGACCTCCACTGACCTGCCAGATGTTTTGGGGAACCTCCAGTACAATGTAATGCGCAACACCAGGGGACGATGCAAGTACATCCCTCTG GTCACAGAGCTCATCTGGGGTCCGGAGGTGGAGCAGCGTTTCCCCCATGCCACACATTGTTTCGACTACATCCTGGCAGCTGATGTGGTGTACTCCCATCCTTACCTGGAGGAGCTAATGGACACATTTGACTACCTTTGCcaggaaaacacacagatccTGTGGGCCATGCGCTTTCGTCTGGACCCAGAGAACAGCTTCGTTGACCGCTTTCGGCAACGCTTCCACGTGGAGGAGCTGTACGACCTCCCCAGTCTGAGTATCAAACTGTACAGAGCCTGGAGGAAGGACAATAGGACTAAAGACCAGGGACAGGCTGCTGCCTGA
- the mettl21e gene encoding methyltransferase like 21e isoform X2 — translation MDTQPPRVMKDDSETKKEGAAVDAELAKAIMARCFHPSIMGPEAWEGYVFSDLEIRIKESTDLYGAVLWPSAMVLCHFLETNRDKHNLTDKNVIELGAGTGLVSVVSSLLGAKVTSTDLPDVLGNLQYNVMRNTRGRCKYIPLVTELIWGPEVEQRFPHATHCFDYILAADVVYSHPYLEELMDTFDYLCQENTQILWAMRFRLDPENSFVDRFRQRFHVEELYDLPSLSIKLYRAWRKDNRTKDQGQAAA, via the exons ATGGACACTCAACCGCCAAGGGTCATGAAGGATGACTCCgagacaaagaaagaag GTGCTGCTGTGGATGCAGAGCTAGCCAAAGCCATAATGGCTCGCTGTTTCCACCCCTCCATCATGGGCCCGGAGGCCTGGGAGGGATACGTCTTTTCTGATCTGGAAATCCGTATCAAAGAGTCTACAGACCTCTATGGAGCTGTACTCTGGCCCTCG GCAATGGTGTTGTGTCATTTCTTAGAGACAAACCGAGACAAACACAACCTTACGGACAAGAATGTGATTGAACTGGGTGCTGGAACTGGGCTTGTCTCCGTTGTATCCAGCCTGTTGG gtgCCAAAGTGACCTCCACTGACCTGCCAGATGTTTTGGGGAACCTCCAGTACAATGTAATGCGCAACACCAGGGGACGATGCAAGTACATCCCTCTG GTCACAGAGCTCATCTGGGGTCCGGAGGTGGAGCAGCGTTTCCCCCATGCCACACATTGTTTCGACTACATCCTGGCAGCTGATGTGGTGTACTCCCATCCTTACCTGGAGGAGCTAATGGACACATTTGACTACCTTTGCcaggaaaacacacagatccTGTGGGCCATGCGCTTTCGTCTGGACCCAGAGAACAGCTTCGTTGACCGCTTTCGGCAACGCTTCCACGTGGAGGAGCTGTACGACCTCCCCAGTCTGAGTATCAAACTGTACAGAGCCTGGAGGAAGGACAATAGGACTAAAGACCAGGGACAGGCTGCTGCCTGA
- the mettl21e gene encoding methyltransferase like 21e isoform X3: protein MARCFHPSIMGPEAWEGYVFSDLEIRIKESTDLYGAVLWPSAMVLCHFLETNRDKHNLTDKNVIELGAGTGLVSVVSSLLGAKVTSTDLPDVLGNLQYNVMRNTRGRCKYIPLVTELIWGPEVEQRFPHATHCFDYILAADVVYSHPYLEELMDTFDYLCQENTQILWAMRFRLDPENSFVDRFRQRFHVEELYDLPSLSIKLYRAWRKDNRTKDQGQAAA from the exons ATGGCTCGCTGTTTCCACCCCTCCATCATGGGCCCGGAGGCCTGGGAGGGATACGTCTTTTCTGATCTGGAAATCCGTATCAAAGAGTCTACAGACCTCTATGGAGCTGTACTCTGGCCCTCG GCAATGGTGTTGTGTCATTTCTTAGAGACAAACCGAGACAAACACAACCTTACGGACAAGAATGTGATTGAACTGGGTGCTGGAACTGGGCTTGTCTCCGTTGTATCCAGCCTGTTGG gtgCCAAAGTGACCTCCACTGACCTGCCAGATGTTTTGGGGAACCTCCAGTACAATGTAATGCGCAACACCAGGGGACGATGCAAGTACATCCCTCTG GTCACAGAGCTCATCTGGGGTCCGGAGGTGGAGCAGCGTTTCCCCCATGCCACACATTGTTTCGACTACATCCTGGCAGCTGATGTGGTGTACTCCCATCCTTACCTGGAGGAGCTAATGGACACATTTGACTACCTTTGCcaggaaaacacacagatccTGTGGGCCATGCGCTTTCGTCTGGACCCAGAGAACAGCTTCGTTGACCGCTTTCGGCAACGCTTCCACGTGGAGGAGCTGTACGACCTCCCCAGTCTGAGTATCAAACTGTACAGAGCCTGGAGGAAGGACAATAGGACTAAAGACCAGGGACAGGCTGCTGCCTGA